In Calliopsis andreniformis isolate RMS-2024a chromosome 8, iyCalAndr_principal, whole genome shotgun sequence, one DNA window encodes the following:
- the LOC143182046 gene encoding LOW QUALITY PROTEIN: uncharacterized protein LOC143182046 (The sequence of the model RefSeq protein was modified relative to this genomic sequence to represent the inferred CDS: inserted 2 bases in 1 codon; deleted 4 bases in 3 codons), protein MAERVKIPRLSWELSQRLTASHTLSPREFKRAGGKERAQDRPRERERYYRRHTSIRELRWQLRLRRLVRRSDAVACMCAATLEGPRTPGRPPTGHGERGRVRGPRRDEWGSRSKEGGRRSDLASGRRGCRSDGRAAWDGERRTSAWTLRMVGKRVATVGNVAPIAAERGSRAAPPGEERRVLWARVRARLFTSRVPAPSXRCNDTTGQTERSGQSRPTAAPSVSPRLKRTNLDKEDLD, encoded by the exons ATGGCCGAGCGCGTCAAAATCCCCAGGCTCTCATGGGAACTGTCACAACGTCTCACTGCGTCTCACACACTGTCTCCCCGCGAATTCAAACGTGCAGGCGGCAAGGAACGCGCGCAGGACCGTCCC AGAGAAAGGGAGCGTTATTATCGCAGGCACACGAGCATCCGCGAGCTACGGTGGCAGCTACGGCTGCGGCGGCTGGTACGGCGGTCAGATGCTGTCGCGTGCATGTGTGCAGCTACACTAGAGGGCCCACGTACGCCCGGTCGGCCGCCTACCGGCCACGGGGAACGCGGA CGCGTACGCGGACCGAGGCGCGACGAGTGGGGGAGTCGCTCGAAGGAAGGAGGGAGACGGAGCGACTTGGCCAGCGGTCGACGTGGGTGCAGGAGCGAC GGAAGAGCTGCTTGGGACGGAGAGCGGCGGACGAGCGCCTGGACGCTTCGGATGGTGGGGAAGCGCGTCGCGACGGTGGGGAACGTTGCTCCAATCGCGGCGGAACGCGGATCACGCGCGGCTCCGCCCGGCGAGGAAAGGCGAGTTCTCTGGGCC CGGGTGCGAGCGCGCCTTTTTACCTCGCGTGTACCGGCTCCTAG CCGCTGCAACGATACCACGGGACAGACGGAGAGAAG CGGCCAATCGCGGCCAACCGCTGCCCCCTCTGTGTCGCCGCGATTAAAGCGGACGAATCTCGACAAGGAGGACCTCGATTAA